In Cataglyphis hispanica isolate Lineage 1 chromosome 10, ULB_Chis1_1.0, whole genome shotgun sequence, a genomic segment contains:
- the LOC126852451 gene encoding rhomboid-related protein 4-like produces MTPGQRRQRGLQYGIFLLCMQALNFGLDKIPPTTLIGVIIQTLLYTGLVQVPWNAEEVCISAVKIIKYRDWRSFFLSNFEHGSDMHLYYNMFSFILKGSYLEPIYGTINFTLLLVILSTGCSIMYVALGYMLMQLTGDYGYFTTCAIGFSATLFALKVIVLCEERDRLHNVSGFIVPSKLAVWLELILIHLLVPNSSLVGHLGGILVGCLYSYTFVGEIIDNLIHMITDTPILHEEPFYRKRNTLFT; encoded by the exons ATGACGCCTGGCCAAAGACGGCAGCGGGGCCTGCAGtatggaatatttttgttatgtatGCAGGCCCTAAATTTCGGACTGGATAAAATACCACCTACTACTTTAATTGGAGTTATTATACAg acttTGTTGTACACTGGATTGGTACAAGTACCATGGAATGCAGAGGAAGTATGTATATCggctgtaaaaataattaaatatagagattggcgatcttttttcctttcaaattttgaacatGGATCCGATATGCAtctgtattataatatgttttccTTTATTCTAAAAGGATCATACTTAGAACCCATCTATGGAACAATAAACTTTACACTTTTACTTGTTATACTATCCACTGGCTGTAGTATTATGTATGTAGCTTTAGGATATATGCTGATGCAATTAACGGGAGATTATGGATATTTTACAACTTGTGCTATTGGCTTTTCCGCAacattatttgcattaaaagtAATTGTGCTGTGTGAAGAACGTGACAGATTGCATAATGTCAGTGGATTTATAGTACCAAGTAAACTAGCTGTATGGCttgaattgatattaatacatCTCTTGGTTCCAAATTCCTCCTTGGTGGGACATTTGGGTGGTATCTTAGTTGGATGTTTATATTCTTACACATTTGTTggagaaataattgataatttgatacaTATGATAACTGATACACCCATTTTACATGAAGAACCATTTTATAGAAAACGAAACACACTATTTActtga
- the LOC126852449 gene encoding xaa-Pro aminopeptidase ApepP-like: protein MVKKNGLWKLTQLRALMKNVQTGDIRKKGIQALIVNGEDAHQSEYSTERDQRRRFISGFRGSYGTVVIMQDKALLWTDGRYYAQAMSELDPLEEWTLMKEGLLDTPTIAVWLASNLPSMSIVGADANLISYTEWAQLQTSLTTAGHCLIPLSENLVDKVWADEQPAPTANIILPQSLRYSGKKAGDKVRLCREAMEANNVTILVVTALDGIAYLLNWRGSDIPFNPVFFAYVILTLKDVHVFVDRSRLSQEALEQLKNEDVDPIFHAYADIHVYMKELVNSCTDQDKIWISNKSSYALHADCEEIKKHTDITPISIMKAIKNPIEITGMKAAHVRDSVALVKYFAWLEDKIKNAKEHVTEISGATQLEKFRQEQDHFIGLSFTTISSIGPHGAVIHYSPTAETDMPITDKELYLCDSGAQYQDGTTDVTRTLHFGEPTSFERECFTRVFKGQCRLSTMIFPLKTKGNYLDTLARESLWNIGLDYLHGTGHGVGSYLNVHEEPIGITWKPHPDDPGLQPGMFLSNEPGYYEDEKFGIRLENIELVISAKTPYNYKNRGFLTFETVTLVPIQTSLLDISMLTDKEIEYLNNYHAKCLKILKPLLQGTENIQALEWLKRQTLPISR from the exons atgGTGAAAAAGAATGGACTTTGGAAGCTAACGCAGCTTCGAgcattaatgaaaaatgttcaaaCTGGTGATATTAGAAAAAAGGGCATCCAGGCTTTAATCGTTAATGGAGAAGATGCGCATCAATCAGAGTATTCGACTGAGCGAGATCAAAGACGACGATTTATCAGTGGATTTCGCGGTTCTTATGGTACAGTAGTTATTATGCAAGATAAAGCATTATTGTGGACAGATGGAAGATATTATGCACAAGCTATGTCAGAATTAGATCCATTAGAAGAGTGGACCTTAATGAAAGAAGGTTTATTAGACACACCTACTATTGCCGTATGGTTGGCTTCAAATTTACCTTCAATGTCTATAGTTGGAGCGGATGCTAATCTAATAAGTTATACAGAATGGGCGCAATTGCAAACCAGTCTAACTACTGCTGGTCATTGTTTAATTCctctttctgaaaatttagTAGATAAAGTATGGGCTGATGAACAACCAGCACCTACGGCCAATATAATCTTACCTCAATCATTACGATATTCAGGTAAAAAAGCGGGAGATAAAGTAAGATTATGTCGCGAAGCTATGGAAGCAAACAATGTGACAATACTTGTAGTAACTGCATTGGATGGGATTGCATACTTATTAAATTGGAGAGGGTCTGATATACCTTTCAACCCTGTCTTCTTTGCGTATGTTATTCTCACTCTAAAAGATGTACATGTCTTTGTAGATAGAAGTAGACTTAGCCAAGAAGCATTAGAGCAATTAAAAAACGAAGATGTCGATCCAATTTTTCATGCTTATGCAGATATACATGTCTATATGAAAGAGCTTGTAAATTCATGTACAgatcaagataaaatttggATTAGCAATAAATCCAGTTATGCATTACATGCAGATTGCGAAGAAATTAAGAAACATACAGACATTACACCCATTAGCATTATGAAAGCGATAAAAAATCCGATTGAAATAACAGGTATGAAAGCAGCCCATGTGAGAGATTCTGTCGCTCTCGTTAAATACTTCGCTTGGTTAGAAGACAAGATCAAGAATGCAAAAGAGCATGTTACAGAAATTTCAGGTGCGACGCAACTGGAAAAATTCAGGCA ggaGCAAGATCATTTTATTGGATTAAGTTTTACGACTATATCATCTATTGGTCCTCACGGAGCGGTTATTCATTATTCACCCACGGCAGAGACTGATATGCCTATCACGGATAAAGAACTTTATCTTTGCGACTCTGGCGCACAATATCAAGATGGTACGACAGATGTAACGAGAACTCTACATTTCGGCGAACCCACTAGTTTCGAACGTGAATGTTTTACTAGAGTATTTAAAGGACAATGCCGTCTTTCGACAATGATATTTCCTTTAAAAACAAAAGGGAATTATCTTGATACATTGGCACGTGAAAGCTTGTGGAACATTGG CCTTGATTATCTTCATGGTACTGGTCATGGAGTAGGATCCTATCTTAATGTTCATGAAGAACCTATCGGTATTACATGGAAGCCACATCCAGATGATCCAGGTTTGCAACCTGGGATGTTTTTATCGAATg AACCAGGATATTATGAAGACGAAAAATTTGGTATTAGACTGGAAAACATTGAATTAGTTATTTCTGCAAAGACAccttacaattataaaaatcgaggTTTCCTTACTTTTGAAACTGTGACGCTTGTACCAATTCAAACCAGTCTGCTTGATATATCGATGCTTACAGATAAAGag attgaatatttaaataattatcatgcaAAATGTTTGAAGATTTTAAAACCTTTACTACAAGGAACAGAAAATATTCAGGCACTTGAATGGCTGAAGAGACAAACTCTTCCTATTTCTCGCTAA
- the LOC126852470 gene encoding early growth response protein 1-like isoform X2 yields the protein MTMDGMEVVGSQPHAATSPFLLSSPPLGHHHHHHHATFNLQTVQLSFDACLPYNAASSSNSVTCGISGTPVTYTNSSTSCSKTIPTLSLSSCVPLHTQLQISPTDSTEHDHDRHHHHHHHHRLDDHQHHLHTDASSPSVDATDGKRHRQPDDDDKGCIRNCRSDIHDSNDKDKPGDLNTPVTTSSDLPSFFGPSALVEPPPISGSLAGEDLSLEEATAEEDENAGTSAGRDHRHHHHHHHQDTRNTVTSNAPSSSPPSRHHQTQDETDRCNVLQGGVILYSSPHSTSAVPATSVNICNVPTLTYRGVFTTTCTQSSPLNNLQGEQQQQQQQPTSQELWAPLPSPTLTLTGQPFLHPNLHSTAYSGETVELLQVESKPPPPPPGYHDTPTTTPAAWLTAHEEAYDPSLLSHHHSHTHHQEATLKQEPTGTSGYTPNVQQPQPAQAQSQQQQQQQQQQQQQQQARPPNTGTTGVQLAEYNPSTSKGHEILSQVYQQSTLPLQLVPVKPRKYPNRPSKTPVHERPYACPVDGCDRRFSRSDELTRHIRIHTGQKPFQCRICMRSFSRSDHLTTHVRTHTGEKPFCCDQCGRKFARSDEKKRHAKVHLKQRLKREASHANPRSHPQSHASSPCNQ from the exons ATGACGATGGACGGCATGGAGGTGGTTGGCTCGCAACCGCACGCAGCCACCAGCCCGTTTCTGCTCTCCTCGCCGCCCCTTggccatcatcatcatcatcatcatgcAACATTTAACCTGCAGACGGTGCAGCTTAGTTTCGACGCGTGTTTACCGTACAATGCGGCCTCCTCGTCCAATTCCGTCACCTGCGGCATCAGCGGGACACCCGTGACCTACACAAATTCGTCCACCAGCTGCAGCAAGACTATACCAACCCTTTCCTTATCTTCGTGCGTGCCGTTACATACGCAGCTTCAAATCAGTCCGACCGATTCCACGGAACACGATCATGATCGGcatcatcaccatcatcatcatcatcgattGGACGATCATCAACATCACTTGCATACCGATGCATCGTCACCATCTGTCGACGCTACAGATGGCAAGAGGCATCGACAACCCGATGACGATGATAAGGGATGTATCAGAAACTGCAGGAGCGATATTCATGATTCGAACGATAAGGATAAGCCTGGTGATCTAAACACACCGGTCACCACCAGCAGCGACCTACCCTCTTTCTTCGGTCCTTCTGCACTTGTCGAACCGCCACCGATCTCAG GCAGTCTGGCGGGTGAGGATCTTTCGTTGGAAGAGGCAACCGCGGAGGAGGACGAAAACGCCGGCACATCCGCTGGCAGagatcatcgtcatcatcatcatcatcatcaccagGATACGCGAAATACCGTTACATCAAACGCGCCTTCAAGCAGTCCACCGTCGCGCCACCATCAAACTCAGGACGAGACGGATCGTTGCAACGTGTTGCAAGGTGGTGTAATTTTGTATTCTTCACCGCATTCCACATCTGCCGTGCCCGCGACGAGCGTAAATATTTGCAACGTACCAACATTGACCTATCGCGGCGTCTTTACCACGACCTGCACACAATCGTCGCCTCTAAACAATCTTCAAGGcgaacagcagcagcagcaacaacagccAACGAGCCAGGAATTGTGGGCGCCGTTACCCTCGCCAACCTTAACCTTGACGGGTCAACCGTTCCTTCACCCCAACCTTCACTCGACCGCGTATAGCGGCGAGACCGTCGAATTACTGCAGGTCGAATCGAAACCACCACCCCCGCCACCCGGTTACCATGACACACCAACTACCACTCCTGCTGCCTGGCTGACGGCGCACGAGGAGGCTTATGATCCTAGTCTTCTCTCCCATCATCACTCGCATACTCATCATCAGGAAGCAACGTTGAAACAGGAGCCAACCGGCACATCCGGTTACACTCCCAACGTACAACAGCCTCAACCAGCTCAGGCGCAATctcaacaacaacaacagcagcagcaacaacaacaacaacagcaacaaGCTCGGCCACCTAATACTGGCACCACAGGGGTTCAGCTGGCCGAGTATAATCCGAGCACGTCGAAAGGCCACGAGATCCTTTCTCAAGTTTATCAGCAGAGTACATTACCACTTCAACTGGTTCCCGTAAAACCGCGAAAATATCCGAATCGACCAAGCAAAACGCCGGTGCACGAACGGCCATACGCCTGTCCGGTGGATGGTTGCGATCGCAGATTTTCCCGCAGCGATGAGCTCACCCGGCACATTCGCATTCATACGGGACAGAAACCGTTCCAGTGTCGCATCTGTATGCGCTCCTTTTCTAGAAGCGACCATTTAACCACCCATGTGCGTACGCATACCGGTGAGAAACCATTCTGTTGTGATCAGTGCGGCCGAAAGTTCGCCAGGAGCGACGAGAAGAAGCGCCACGCAAAAGTACATCTTAAGCAGAGGCTGAAGCGCGAAGCGTCTCACGCTAATCCAAGAAGTCATCCTCAAAGCCACGCGTCGTCACCCTGCAATCAATGA